In one Magallana gigas chromosome 7, xbMagGiga1.1, whole genome shotgun sequence genomic region, the following are encoded:
- the LOC105332567 gene encoding uncharacterized protein isoform X1 — protein MIKIYIQQLLVLGVFVDLYFNLCPDPMRVKILGSRRKQVILSPYIYDLDWSFGMIASLNTKTDKNCDCQTRSENKTINISGSRNCSLKELSRKKVVDSCPYHYQLNYDRFRIPQSIIQVKCNCDNCIGRKPDGSLQELHDGRCTEVMIPRKVLRLCSKKRRKVYTVRIEEYAVACTCQWPNPNQV, from the exons ATGATTAAAATATAC ATTCAGCAGTTATTAGTTCTGGGAGTATTTGTGGATCTTTACTTCAACTTATGCCCCGATCCTATGCGAGTGAAGATTCTAGGCAGTCGCAGGAAACAAGTGATCCTATCGCCCTATATTTACGATCTCGACTGGTCTTTCGGTATGATCGCTTCATTGAACACAAAGACGGATAAAAACTGCGACTGTCAAACGCGCTCCGAGAATAAAACCATCAATATATCCGGGAGCAGGAATTGTTCCTTAAAGGAGCTTAGTAGAAAAAAAGTGGTGGACAGTTGTCCATATCACTACCAACTGAACTACGACCGATTCAGGATACCCCAATCTATAATACAGGTCAAATGTAACTGTGATAATTGCATCGGAAGGAAGCCCGACGGATCTCTACAGGAACTGCATGACGGGAGATGTACAGAGGTCATGATTCCCCGCAAGGTTCTCAGGCTCTGCAGCAAAAAGAGGAGAAAGGTATACACAGTACGGATCGAGGAGTACGCGGTGGCCTGCACGTGTCAATGGCCTAACCCTAACCAAGTCTAA
- the LOC105332568 gene encoding beta-1,3-galactosyltransferase 5, whose translation MRLCSVRRNIRKCSPTLFVLIPLLFWLSFEVQHPRPVVKISAPFNNHRPLQYVQTELSLKGRPRKGCPSFLNATHIIRFSGVEEVKEDGVLCECKPPLNTTDVRKKKLKFMVSLYPLELNFDELIKVRLEGRKIINEPINSHDFSYIHTGENVCDDSSIYLLLVIKSSAGNFRNRQTIRNTWGNVDNYEGVRRVFLLGYNHGVQKQVDIEALEHGDIVQEDFWDHYSNITFKTIMGINWVAQYCPKAKFSFYVDDDVFLILNNLKKLRKSTFRESGLMLGKVLSSSTPYRDNTSKWFVSWEDYPFDKYPKYLAGFAYLMTADVVKRFSLAIPYIQPIPIDDTYLGIVAEKLKIPLKNQYGYVMRKPGPVSYSAPKLNFLNTIAFHRISSQESMMQTWMEYCRQPKAACQN comes from the coding sequence ATGCGGCTATGCAGCGTCCGGCGAAACATCAGAAAATGCAGTCCAACCTTGTTTGTCTTAATTCCATTGCTTTTCTGGCTTTCATTTGAAGTTCAACATCCACGGCCGGTTGTGAAAATCTCAGCCCCCTTCAACAATCATCGACCTTTGCAGTACGTTCAGACGGAATTGTCTTTAAAAGGTCGTCCAAGAAAAGGATGTCCAAGTTTTCTGAATGCTACTCACATCATAAGATTTTCAGGTGTAGAAGAGGTGAAGGAAGACGGTGTTTTATGTGAATGCAAACCCCCTTTAAACACTACAGATGTACGAAAGAAAAAACTGAAGTTTATGGTTTCTCTTTATCCTTTGGAATTAAATTTCGATGAGCTCATAAAAGTGCGACTTGAGGGAAGAAAGATAATAAACGAACCCATCAATTCACACGACTTCAGTTATATCCATACCGGAGAGAACGTCTGTGACGACTCCTCCATATACCTTCTTCTGGTCATCAAATCTAGTGCAGGAAATTTCAGGAACCGACAGACCATCAGGAACACTTGGGGTAATGTGGACAACTATGAAGGAGTTCGGAGAGTGTTCCTTCTAGGTTACAACCACGGTGTTCAGAAACAAGTAGACATTGAAGCTTTAGAGCATGGGGACATAGTACAAGAAGATTTTTGGGACCATTATTCCAACATCACCTTTAAAACGATCATGGGCATAAACTGGGTTGCGCAGTACTGTCCCAAAGCCAAGTTTAGCTTTTACGTAGACGATGACGTGTTCTTGATTTTAAACaatcttaaaaaattaaggaaatcGACGTTCAGGGAATCTGGATTGATGCTTGGGAAGGTTCTCTCTTCCTCCACACCGTATAGAGACAACACGTCCAAATGGTTCGTGTCGTGGGAGGATTATCCCTTTGACAAATACCCCAAATATCTGGCAGGTTTTGCATATCTTATGACTGCTGATGTTGTGAAGCGATTTTCCTTGGCCATTCCCTATATTCAACCTATACCGATTGACGACACTTATCTAGGAATTGTCGCCGAGAAGCTGAAAATTCCGCTCAAGAACCAGTACGGGTATGTAATGCGGAAACCCGGCCCGGTGTCATACTCAGCTCCCAAACTTAATTTTCTGAATACGATAGCATTTCATAGAATATCGTCCCAAGAATCAATGATGCAGACTTGGATGGAATATTGTAGACAACCTAAAGCTGCATGTCAAAATTAG
- the LOC105332567 gene encoding uncharacterized protein LOC105332567 (The RefSeq protein has 6 substitutions compared to this genomic sequence) produces the protein MGIQQLLVLGVFVDLYFNLCPDPMRVKILGSRRKLTILSPHIYDLDWSFGMIASLNTKTDKNCDCQTRSENKTINISGSRNCSLKELSRKKVVDSCPYHYQLNYDRFRIPQSIIQVKCNCDNCIGRKPDGSLQELHDGRCTEVMIPRQVLRLCRKKRRKVYTVRIEEYAVACTCQWPNPNQV, from the exons ATG CAGATTCAGCAGTTATTAGTTCTGGGAGTATTTGTGGATCTTTACTTCAACTTATGCCCCGATCCTATGCGAGTGAAGATTCTAGGCAGTCGCAGGAAACAAGTGATCCTATCGCCCTATATTTACGATCTCGACTGGTCTTTCGGTATGATCGCTTCATTGAACACAAAGACGGATAAAAACTGCGACTGTCAAACGCGCTCCGAGAATAAAACCATCAATATATCCGGGAGCAGGAATTGTTCCTTAAAGGAGCTTAGTAGAAAAAAAGTGGTGGACAGTTGTCCATATCACTACCAACTGAACTACGACCGATTCAGGATACCCCAATCTATAATACAGGTCAAATGTAACTGTGATAATTGCATCGGAAGGAAGCCCGACGGATCTCTACAGGAACTGCATGACGGGAGATGTACAGAGGTCATGATTCCCCGCAAGGTTCTCAGGCTCTGCAGCAAAAAGAGGAGAAAGGTATACACAGTACGGATCGAGGAGTACGCGGTGGCCTGCACGTGTCAATGGCCTAACCCTAACCAAGTCTAA